The following are from one region of the Streptomyces rubrogriseus genome:
- a CDS encoding MBL fold metallo-hydrolase, whose amino-acid sequence MAPRIERLVTSGQFSLDGGTWDVDNNVWLVGDDHEVVVIDAAHDADAIAEAVGDRRLTAIVCTHAHNDHVGAAPALAERTGATVWLHRDDLPLWQQTHPDRAPDAWLTDGLVIEAAGADLTVLHTPGHAPGAVCLYDPGLGTVFTGDTLFQGGPGATGRSYSHFPTIIDSIRDKLLVLPPETEVRTGHGDSTTIGAEAPHLEEWIKRGH is encoded by the coding sequence ATGGCTCCCCGCATCGAACGCCTCGTCACCTCCGGGCAGTTCAGCCTCGACGGCGGCACCTGGGACGTCGACAACAACGTCTGGCTGGTCGGCGACGACCACGAGGTGGTGGTCATCGACGCCGCCCACGACGCCGACGCCATCGCCGAGGCCGTCGGGGACCGGCGGCTCACCGCCATCGTGTGCACCCACGCCCACAACGACCACGTGGGCGCCGCGCCCGCGCTCGCCGAGCGCACCGGCGCCACCGTCTGGCTGCACCGCGACGACCTGCCCCTGTGGCAACAGACCCACCCCGACCGCGCCCCGGACGCGTGGCTGACCGACGGCCTGGTCATCGAGGCCGCCGGCGCCGACCTGACCGTCCTGCACACCCCGGGCCACGCGCCCGGCGCGGTCTGCCTCTACGACCCCGGTCTCGGCACCGTGTTCACCGGCGACACCCTCTTCCAGGGCGGACCGGGCGCCACCGGCCGCTCCTACTCCCACTTCCCGACCATCATCGACTCGATCCGGGACAAGCTGCTGGTCCTCCCGCCCGAGACCGAGGTTCGCACCGGGCACGGCGACTCCACGACCATCGGCGCCGAGGCCCCGCACCTGGAGGAGTGGATCAAGCGCGGGCACTGA
- a CDS encoding SDR family oxidoreductase, whose amino-acid sequence MTGSSKGPLAGRVALVAGATRGAGRGIAVELGAAGATVYVTGRSTRARRSEYDRPETIEDTADLVTEAGGHGVAVPADHLDPAQVAAVVDRIASEQARLDILVNDIWGGETLFEWDSPVWEHDLDNGLRLLRLAVETHAITSHHALPLLLRRPGGLVVEVTDGTDAYNRDHYRNSFFYDLAKTSVLRMAFSLGHEVGPRGATAVAVTPGWLRSEIMLDHFGVREENWRDALDRVPHFAISETPRYVGRAVTALAADPGVARFNGRSFSSGSLAQEYGFTDLDGSRPDAWRYLVEVQDADKPADVTGYR is encoded by the coding sequence ATGACAGGGTCATCGAAAGGTCCGCTGGCGGGCAGGGTCGCACTGGTCGCCGGGGCGACCCGCGGCGCCGGCCGGGGCATCGCCGTCGAACTGGGCGCGGCCGGCGCCACCGTCTACGTCACCGGCCGCAGCACCCGCGCCCGGCGCTCGGAGTACGACCGCCCCGAGACCATCGAGGACACCGCCGACCTGGTCACCGAGGCGGGCGGCCACGGCGTCGCCGTACCCGCCGACCACCTGGACCCGGCCCAGGTCGCCGCCGTCGTCGACCGGATCGCCAGCGAACAGGCCCGCCTCGACATCCTGGTCAACGACATCTGGGGCGGCGAGACCCTCTTCGAGTGGGACAGCCCCGTCTGGGAGCACGACCTCGACAACGGCCTCAGACTGCTGCGGCTCGCCGTCGAGACCCACGCCATCACCAGCCACCACGCGCTGCCGCTGCTGCTGCGCCGCCCCGGCGGACTGGTCGTCGAGGTCACCGACGGCACCGACGCCTACAACCGCGACCACTACCGCAACTCGTTCTTCTACGACCTCGCCAAGACGTCCGTCCTGCGGATGGCCTTCTCCCTCGGGCACGAGGTGGGACCGCGGGGCGCCACCGCCGTCGCGGTGACCCCCGGCTGGCTGCGTTCGGAGATCATGCTCGACCACTTCGGCGTGCGCGAGGAGAACTGGCGCGACGCCCTCGACCGCGTCCCGCACTTCGCCATCTCCGAGACGCCCCGCTACGTCGGCCGCGCCGTGACCGCCCTCGCCGCCGACCCCGGTGTGGCGCGCTTCAACGGACGGTCCTTCTCCAGCGGCTCGCTCGCCCAGGAGTACGGCTTCACCGACCTCGACGGCAGCCGCCCGGACGCCTGGCGCTATCTCGTGGAGGTCCAGGACGCGGACAAGCCCGCCGACGTCACGGGGTATCGCTGA